One window of Nocardia sp. NBC_00508 genomic DNA carries:
- a CDS encoding TetR/AcrR family transcriptional regulator codes for MFNRQPVPQGSADDLTTAARIRDTAIEVFGEYGFQVGVRKIAAAAGVSPGLVNHHFGSKDGLRAACDDRVLQLIRDEKIKAITAPSVASGMLNALAEVESYAPLVAYMVRSLQAGGPMAESLFDHMAADAEMYLEKGVETGTIKPSRDPAARARYLMMLNVGATLLFMQIRQHRDEPIDYRKAIRELTEELTPPALELYTQGLLTDPTILDTFTKEK; via the coding sequence GTGTTTAACCGACAGCCCGTTCCGCAAGGATCCGCCGACGATCTGACCACCGCGGCCCGCATTCGCGATACCGCGATCGAGGTGTTCGGCGAATATGGATTCCAGGTCGGCGTGCGCAAAATCGCAGCAGCCGCCGGTGTCTCCCCCGGATTGGTCAACCATCACTTCGGTTCCAAGGACGGCCTGCGCGCCGCCTGCGACGACCGGGTGTTGCAGCTGATCCGAGACGAGAAGATCAAGGCGATCACCGCGCCCTCCGTCGCGTCGGGCATGCTCAACGCCCTCGCCGAGGTCGAGTCGTACGCGCCATTGGTGGCTTACATGGTGCGCAGCCTTCAGGCAGGGGGGCCGATGGCGGAATCACTGTTCGACCACATGGCCGCCGACGCCGAAATGTATCTCGAGAAGGGCGTCGAGACGGGCACGATCAAACCGAGCCGCGACCCCGCGGCGCGCGCCCGATACCTCATGATGCTGAACGTCGGCGCGACCCTGCTGTTCATGCAGATTCGCCAGCACCGCGACGAACCGATCGACTATCGCAAGGCGATTCGCGAACTCACCGAAGAACTCACCCCACCGGCTCTGGAGTTGTACACCCAGGGCCTGCTCACCGATCCCACGATCTTGGACACGTTCACCAAGGAGAAGTGA
- a CDS encoding ABC transporter ATP-binding protein, with the protein MSDIIEVRDLRKTFGHVTALDGLNLTVTEGEIHGFLGPNGAGKSTTIRVLLGILRATGGRARLFGRDPWADAVALHHELAYVPGDVTLWPSLSGGETIDLLARMRGAINEKRRAELIERFDLDPRKKARTYSKGNRQKVALISALASDVRLLLLDEPTSGLDPLMEQVFRECVHEAQERGTTVLLSSHILSEVEVLCDRVTIIRAGRTVESGSLSELRHLSRTSITAELLGDPGDLSRIPGVEDIQLDDGTLRCQVEGEHLGELIRVLGDTGVRSLISAPPTLEELFLRHYHVDGDTAESATTTGEKVGA; encoded by the coding sequence ATGTCCGACATCATCGAGGTCCGCGACCTCCGCAAGACCTTCGGCCATGTCACCGCGCTGGACGGACTGAATCTCACGGTCACCGAGGGCGAGATCCACGGCTTCCTCGGCCCCAACGGCGCGGGCAAGTCCACCACCATCCGGGTGTTGCTCGGCATCCTGCGGGCGACGGGAGGGCGCGCTCGACTGTTCGGCCGTGACCCGTGGGCCGACGCGGTCGCCCTGCATCACGAATTGGCCTATGTCCCAGGCGATGTCACGCTCTGGCCGTCGTTGTCCGGCGGCGAGACCATCGACCTGCTGGCCAGGATGCGCGGCGCCATCAACGAGAAGCGGCGTGCCGAGCTGATCGAGCGCTTCGACCTGGACCCGCGCAAGAAGGCGCGCACCTACTCCAAGGGCAACCGCCAGAAGGTCGCGCTGATCTCCGCACTGGCCTCCGACGTGCGGCTGCTGCTACTGGACGAACCGACCTCGGGTCTCGACCCGCTGATGGAGCAGGTCTTCCGGGAGTGCGTGCACGAGGCGCAGGAGCGCGGCACGACCGTCCTGCTGTCCAGCCATATCCTTTCCGAGGTGGAAGTGCTGTGCGACCGGGTGACCATCATCCGGGCCGGGCGCACCGTGGAGAGCGGCTCGCTGTCCGAGCTGCGTCATCTCTCGCGCACCTCGATCACCGCCGAATTGCTCGGCGATCCGGGCGATCTGAGCCGCATCCCGGGCGTGGAGGATATCCAACTCGACGACGGCACACTGCGTTGCCAGGTCGAGGGCGAACACCTCGGGGAGCTGATCCGGGTACTCGGCGACACCGGCGTCCGCAGTCTCATCAGCGCGCCACCGACGCTGGAAGAGCTGTTCCTGCGGCACTACCACGTCGACGGCGACACCGCCGAGTCCGCCACGACCACCGGGGAGAAGGTGGGAGCATGA